From a single Candidatus Thorarchaeota archaeon genomic region:
- the metG gene encoding methionine--tRNA ligase has product MNASTPTYPSEAPVLVTCGLPYASGPMHIGHLRTYVPADVFVRLLRKMGTDVTFVCGSDTHGTPIVTAAEKQGVTPKELYATYHSHYLEIFPKLNIHFDNYGTTDDPENHHRTQEILKELEKNGYIYPKDLESPYCDHCGRSLPDRFVRGTCPYCGADARGDECDQGCGRYLEPGEILNPRCAICGSPTRPITRKHYYFKVTAFKDFLEEYLQKVDGTKNAMNYALQWVREGLQDWCITRDLDWGVRFPGEDDLTLYVWFDAPIHYISSTEEWAAKTGDPTAWERYWRPGDGKIVHYIGQDIVYHHCIFWPAMLKGSGYNLPYAFVASGMVKIEGHNFSRSRGYVVWIQDEYLDKGLNPDYLRYYMVATTGQTRDLDFSWDTFQDKVNTELVGVFGNFVYRTLHFTNKHFGQIPDGEVSSDIRAAIKHALDTIASGTNEYELKKVADEILHLASIGNEYFQMNTPWSLVKEDKPACGKVLYNAVAIVKALAILIEPIMPSVAETIWGQLGSEPTSIHAIHFDEALEPPKIGTPLQKPRPVIAKVDDDLLADLKSTIEARIKEAERNEQGEPEMTTVSFDDFKKMDIRAGTIIECEKVPKTKKLLRLKVDIGSETRTIVTGLADLYKPEELEGMTALFLVNLEPKKLAGIESQGMILAIEHAEKEGHWIPITVQGVPPGSKVS; this is encoded by the coding sequence ATGAATGCAAGTACACCAACATACCCAAGCGAGGCGCCTGTGCTAGTGACCTGTGGACTACCTTATGCAAGCGGACCCATGCATATTGGGCACCTGCGAACGTACGTTCCGGCTGATGTCTTTGTCAGGCTCCTCCGAAAGATGGGCACCGATGTCACCTTTGTCTGCGGGTCTGATACCCATGGAACTCCAATCGTTACTGCTGCTGAGAAACAGGGTGTGACACCTAAGGAACTCTACGCGACCTATCATAGTCACTACCTTGAGATCTTTCCCAAACTGAATATTCACTTTGATAATTACGGCACGACGGATGATCCTGAGAATCATCATCGGACTCAAGAGATCCTAAAGGAACTTGAAAAGAATGGCTACATCTATCCCAAGGACCTTGAGAGTCCCTACTGTGATCATTGTGGGCGGTCACTACCCGATCGATTCGTCAGAGGTACCTGTCCGTACTGTGGTGCAGATGCACGTGGTGACGAGTGCGACCAGGGTTGCGGTCGCTATCTCGAACCCGGTGAGATTCTGAATCCGCGATGCGCCATCTGTGGGTCTCCAACTCGACCGATCACTCGAAAGCATTACTACTTCAAGGTGACAGCGTTCAAAGACTTTCTTGAAGAGTATCTTCAGAAGGTCGATGGCACAAAGAACGCAATGAACTATGCTCTTCAGTGGGTGCGTGAGGGGCTGCAGGACTGGTGCATTACACGAGATCTTGATTGGGGCGTGAGGTTTCCCGGTGAAGATGATTTGACACTCTATGTCTGGTTTGATGCTCCCATCCATTACATCTCAAGTACTGAGGAGTGGGCTGCAAAGACGGGTGACCCTACTGCATGGGAACGTTACTGGCGGCCCGGCGATGGAAAGATTGTCCACTATATCGGTCAGGATATTGTGTATCATCATTGTATCTTCTGGCCAGCAATGTTGAAGGGAAGTGGCTACAATCTCCCCTATGCGTTTGTCGCCTCGGGTATGGTCAAGATCGAGGGCCACAACTTTAGTCGCAGTCGCGGATATGTAGTATGGATACAAGATGAATATCTGGACAAAGGTCTCAATCCGGACTATCTCCGTTACTATATGGTCGCAACCACGGGACAGACACGCGATCTCGATTTCTCATGGGACACATTCCAAGACAAGGTCAATACTGAGCTGGTCGGGGTCTTTGGTAACTTTGTCTATCGAACGCTTCATTTTACGAACAAGCACTTTGGTCAGATTCCTGATGGCGAGGTTTCATCAGACATTCGAGCAGCCATCAAGCATGCCCTCGACACCATTGCATCTGGTACCAACGAGTACGAACTCAAAAAAGTCGCCGATGAGATTCTTCATCTTGCCTCTATCGGTAACGAATACTTCCAGATGAATACTCCATGGTCCCTTGTTAAAGAGGACAAGCCCGCCTGTGGCAAAGTTTTGTATAATGCGGTGGCAATAGTCAAGGCGCTCGCCATACTGATCGAACCTATCATGCCGAGTGTTGCTGAAACCATCTGGGGCCAACTGGGGTCCGAACCAACTTCGATTCATGCGATCCACTTTGATGAGGCACTTGAGCCTCCGAAGATTGGTACACCCCTTCAGAAACCAAGACCCGTGATCGCCAAGGTCGATGACGATCTCTTGGCGGATCTCAAGTCCACAATCGAAGCCCGTATTAAGGAGGCCGAACGTAACGAGCAGGGTGAACCTGAGATGACGACCGTAAGTTTCGACGATTTCAAAAAGATGGACATCCGCGCCGGAACGATCATTGAATGTGAAAAGGTTCCAAAGACCAAGAAGCTCCTGCGTCTGAAGGTCGATATTGGCTCCGAGACCCGAACTATTGTCACGGGCCTTGCCGATCTCTACAAGCCTGAAGAGCTTGAAGGCATGACTGCACTCTTCCTTGTCAATCTCGAACCCAAGAAGCTGGCTGGAATCGAGAGTCAGGGTATGATTCTTGCAATCGAGCATGCAGAGAAGGAAGGTCACTGGATCCCTATTACTGTACAGGGTGTTCCTCCGGGGAGCAAGGTCTCGTAA
- a CDS encoding leucine-rich repeat protein → MSKIRIQAIKTFGENIEIAMDTSANALSVAESGIEFIDLTELRKVPSLKRLSLYRNALRELDLTPLSNCASLAQIDAAYNRIEEISLEPIRNLANLRELRLESNLLRRIDLRPLESCPLLTVITIGTNRLASIDLSPLKGCDRLREISLAKNLITSIDLTPLRDKNQLRILELHENRLTNIDLNPIKECRFLLRLTLTGNRLTTLDLAPLDSNEGAKEIDVSHNALQELILPCSNVLRSISAAHNKLRTIDLTPLGIGTNVEIVNLSDNQLIQVDLRPLANCPRLRRLIISKNKLEQIDLSPLVDCRSLNEIRIDENHLQEIDLRPLAHAAKLRFIELGQNQFTSLDLSPLAGASNLIEIGLEKTGVKVLDILPLFACASLEKIKVDRGTRLRTIYIPKFIKWPKGIEAHKSKLKRLVRFRFKIDEWSSFVNRVNAFCDNVQNETERIAFQAHILGLLGLEEFSMLDINLSQYLKLIKDADSLQKAKAYLRDLLLEPLEIQVNNEGPTHFVNTERLAQEPATQKLADAIEQLRDKEMGMAYAREEEETIDIRPLWLTYVGYRRLKRLGVGLEVTHEQFESVKKAFSAIGYEIRLVKKKPSETLPKMSAGMREFLLTSFEKKEEGEKEPPAQSKK, encoded by the coding sequence ATGTCAAAGATCAGAATTCAAGCTATCAAGACATTTGGCGAGAACATTGAAATTGCAATGGACACCAGCGCTAATGCACTTAGTGTGGCGGAGAGCGGTATCGAGTTCATAGACCTTACAGAATTACGCAAGGTTCCATCTCTCAAAAGACTAAGCCTCTATAGAAACGCACTCAGAGAACTTGATCTCACACCATTGTCAAATTGCGCCAGCCTTGCACAGATAGACGCAGCTTACAATCGAATTGAAGAGATATCACTAGAACCAATAAGGAATCTTGCAAACCTGCGGGAACTTCGCCTTGAGAGCAATCTGCTTCGACGAATCGATCTCAGGCCGTTAGAGTCATGTCCATTACTGACAGTCATCACAATTGGCACTAACAGACTGGCATCAATCGACCTATCCCCACTCAAGGGATGTGATAGACTCCGGGAGATATCCCTCGCAAAGAACTTGATCACCAGCATAGACCTGACGCCCTTGCGTGATAAGAACCAATTACGGATCTTGGAACTTCACGAGAACAGACTGACCAACATTGACCTGAATCCCATCAAGGAGTGCCGATTCCTTCTCCGGCTCACACTCACGGGGAATAGGCTCACAACATTAGACTTGGCACCATTGGACTCTAATGAGGGCGCCAAGGAAATTGATGTGTCACATAACGCCCTTCAGGAACTCATACTCCCATGTTCGAACGTTCTCCGCTCGATCAGCGCTGCACATAACAAGTTGAGAACAATAGATCTCACACCTCTCGGTATTGGAACAAATGTGGAGATCGTCAATTTGAGCGACAATCAACTCATACAAGTTGACCTTCGACCACTTGCCAATTGCCCACGACTGAGACGGCTCATAATATCAAAAAATAAGCTGGAACAGATCGACCTCTCGCCACTTGTTGATTGCAGATCTTTGAATGAGATTCGTATTGATGAAAATCATCTACAAGAGATAGATCTGAGACCCTTAGCTCATGCAGCAAAGCTACGGTTCATCGAACTGGGCCAGAATCAATTCACCAGCCTCGACCTCTCCCCGTTAGCAGGAGCTTCGAACCTGATCGAGATCGGTCTGGAAAAGACTGGAGTCAAGGTCCTTGACATCCTACCACTATTTGCCTGTGCGTCATTGGAAAAGATAAAGGTCGACCGAGGGACCCGACTGCGAACGATCTACATACCGAAATTCATCAAGTGGCCAAAGGGAATCGAGGCACACAAGTCCAAGCTCAAGCGGCTGGTCAGGTTCCGGTTCAAGATTGACGAATGGTCATCTTTTGTGAACCGTGTTAATGCATTCTGCGATAATGTTCAGAATGAGACAGAACGCATTGCGTTCCAAGCACATATACTTGGACTCCTCGGACTAGAAGAGTTCTCGATGCTTGATATCAACCTCTCGCAATACCTCAAGCTGATAAAGGACGCAGACTCGCTTCAGAAGGCGAAGGCGTATCTCCGAGATCTATTACTTGAACCTCTTGAAATACAAGTGAACAATGAAGGACCAACACACTTCGTGAACACAGAAAGATTAGCTCAGGAACCAGCCACACAGAAATTGGCGGATGCAATTGAACAACTGCGTGATAAAGAGATGGGAATGGCATACGCGAGAGAGGAAGAGGAAACGATCGATATTCGCCCACTCTGGCTGACGTATGTGGGATATCGCAGACTGAAACGTCTTGGAGTCGGACTTGAGGTCACACATGAACAATTCGAGTCCGTGAAAAAGGCATTTTCTGCAATAGGATATGAGATCAGACTAGTGAAGAAGAAACCTTCAGAAACACTGCCAAAGATGTCGGCGGGGATGAGGGAGTTTCTCTTGACCAGCTTTGAGAAGAAAGAAGAAGGGGAGAAGGAACCTCCCGCCCAGAGTAAAAAATAA
- the uvrB gene encoding excinuclease ABC subunit UvrB, producing MTDLLLEAPFNPTGDQPQAIAKLVEGLESGLRHQTLLGVTGSGKTFTMANVIAQYNRPTLVLSHNKTLAAQLASEYRQFFPDNAVEYYVSYYDYYQPEAYVPSKDMYIEKETDINTEIERLRYSTTRSLRTRNDVIVVASVSCIYSVGNPEEYDTMSLLLQINDTVDRRDLLERLVALQYDRNDMEVGPGLFRVRGDVIEIHPSYSRNKIRLELDDDRIDRISTIDVVTAHRLADETWIQIFPAKHHVMRHEKILAALDTIQQEMEERVEWFKRQGKFVEADRIRRRTLYDLEMLRETGHCKGIENYSRYFDGRQPGGRPYTLLDYFPDDFLMIIDESHMTIPQVRGMYHGDQARKRNLIDFGFRLPSAFDNRPLKFDEFETFMRRVIYTSATPGPYEYKMSQQIVEQLVRPTGLVDPEITVQPIENQIDHLLGAIHTTVEQGDRVLVTTLTKKSAEMLTEYLVESGVRARYLHSDIGTVERIEIVRELRQGKFDVLVGINLLREGLDIPEVALVAILDADKEGFLRTDWALIQTMGRAARNVNGRVILYADHISEAMQAAINETNRRRRYQIKFNEEHGITPRSIEKSIQDIAQGIHGRTSEQTEIDEFEVEDWMDIAGLIVDLEAQMKEAAQKLEFERAAALRDEIIELKKRLEGRTT from the coding sequence GTGACAGACCTATTACTAGAGGCTCCCTTCAATCCAACTGGGGATCAACCCCAAGCAATTGCCAAACTAGTAGAAGGTCTAGAGAGCGGGCTGAGGCATCAGACGCTTCTTGGTGTTACCGGATCGGGAAAGACCTTCACTATGGCCAATGTGATTGCTCAGTATAATCGACCCACCCTTGTTCTATCACATAACAAGACCTTAGCCGCACAGTTAGCCTCAGAGTATCGCCAATTCTTTCCGGATAATGCTGTTGAGTACTATGTGTCTTACTATGATTACTATCAACCTGAGGCCTATGTTCCGTCAAAAGACATGTATATCGAGAAGGAGACCGATATCAATACCGAGATAGAGCGACTCCGGTATTCGACGACTCGATCACTGCGGACACGGAATGATGTCATTGTAGTTGCATCAGTGTCTTGTATCTACAGTGTTGGCAATCCGGAAGAGTATGATACGATGTCGCTCCTCTTGCAGATCAATGACACTGTAGATCGTCGAGACCTACTTGAACGGCTGGTGGCTCTACAATACGACCGTAATGACATGGAGGTTGGCCCCGGCCTCTTTCGTGTGCGCGGGGATGTTATTGAGATCCACCCCTCTTATTCTCGCAACAAGATTCGTTTGGAACTCGACGATGACCGAATCGACCGAATCTCAACGATTGATGTCGTGACTGCTCATCGGCTTGCTGATGAGACCTGGATTCAGATATTTCCAGCCAAGCATCACGTCATGCGGCACGAGAAGATTCTGGCCGCTCTTGATACTATTCAACAGGAGATGGAAGAGCGCGTTGAGTGGTTTAAGCGGCAGGGGAAGTTTGTAGAGGCGGATCGGATTCGCAGGCGCACCCTCTATGATCTTGAGATGCTCCGTGAAACCGGGCACTGCAAGGGCATTGAGAACTATTCACGATATTTTGACGGTCGGCAGCCAGGGGGCAGACCGTACACATTACTTGATTACTTTCCTGATGACTTTCTAATGATCATTGATGAGAGTCATATGACGATTCCCCAGGTCCGCGGAATGTATCATGGTGATCAGGCACGTAAGAGAAATCTGATTGACTTTGGATTCCGGTTGCCATCTGCCTTCGATAATCGTCCTCTCAAATTTGATGAGTTCGAGACCTTCATGCGGCGAGTGATCTATACCAGTGCCACGCCCGGACCGTATGAGTACAAGATGAGTCAACAGATTGTTGAGCAGCTTGTGCGACCTACAGGTCTCGTTGATCCTGAGATAACCGTTCAACCAATCGAGAATCAGATCGATCATCTCTTGGGAGCGATTCATACCACTGTAGAGCAGGGTGATCGGGTCTTGGTCACGACCCTCACAAAGAAGTCGGCCGAGATGCTCACAGAGTATCTTGTCGAATCGGGGGTTCGTGCAAGATATCTGCACTCAGACATTGGTACAGTTGAACGAATTGAGATCGTCCGTGAACTTCGTCAAGGCAAGTTCGATGTCCTAGTCGGGATTAATCTTCTACGTGAGGGCCTCGACATTCCTGAGGTTGCGCTTGTTGCAATTCTTGATGCAGACAAAGAAGGTTTTCTCCGTACGGATTGGGCGCTCATCCAGACGATGGGGCGTGCTGCTCGAAATGTGAACGGTCGTGTCATTCTCTATGCCGACCATATCTCTGAGGCCATGCAGGCTGCCATAAATGAGACGAATCGCAGAAGGCGGTATCAAATCAAATTCAATGAGGAACACGGGATCACGCCACGGTCGATTGAGAAGTCCATTCAGGACATTGCTCAGGGGATTCATGGGCGTACCTCTGAACAGACAGAGATTGACGAATTTGAGGTTGAAGACTGGATGGACATTGCCGGACTGATTGTGGATCTTGAGGCACAGATGAAGGAGGCCGCCCAGAAACTCGAATTTGAGCGTGCCGCAGCACTTCGTGATGAGATCATTGAACTGAAGAAACGGCTTGAGGGGCGTACGACATGA